ATCCGGCGCCGGGCACCTGGCAAGCCGTGCCGTTCTTCCACCTGTTCGGCAGCGAAGAAAACTCTTCGAAAGCCGCCCCGGTGCAAGAACGCATTCCGGCTGCTTATGTTGCTCTGGCCAAGTCGGAAGCAGATCGTCTGGGCGTCAACGACGGTGCCCTGCTGAGCCTGAACGTCGCCGGTCAGACCCTGCGTCTGCCGCTGCGCATCAATGAAGAGCTGGGCGCCGGTCTGGTGGCACTGCCTGCGGGCATCGCCGGCATTCCACCGGCATTCGCTGGCGTGTCCGTCGACGGTCTGCAGGAGGCAGCGCAATGACATGGTTCACCCCTGAAGTGATCGATGTGATCCTGACGGTCATCAAAGCCATCGTGATTCTGCTGGCCGTGGTGGTCGCAGGCGCCTTGCTCAGCTTTGTCGAACGTCGTCTGCTGGGCTGGTGGCAGGACCGCTACGGTCCGAACCGCGTCGGTCCGTTTGGTATGTTCCAGATCGCCGCCGACATGCTGAAGATGTTCTTCAAGGAAGACTGGACTCCACCGTTTGCCGACAAGGTGATCTTCACCCTGGCACCGGTGGTGGCCATGTCTGCCCTGCTGATCGCCTTTGCAATCATCCCGATCACCCCGACCTGGGGCGTGGCGGATCTGAACATCGGCCTGCTGTTCTTCTTCGCCATGGCCGGTCTGTCGGTGTACGCAGTGCTGTTCGCTGGCTGGTCGAGTAACAACAAGTTCGCCCTGCTGGGCAGCTTGCGTGCCTCGGCGCAGACCGTCTCCTACGAAGTGTTCATGGGCCTGGCCCTGATGGGCATCGTGGTGCAGGTCGGCTCGTTCAACATGCGCGACATCGTCGAATACCAGGCGCAGAACCTGTGGTTCATCATTCCGCAGTTCTTCGGCTTCTGTACCTTCTTCATTGCTGGCGTCGCCGTGACTCACCGTCACCCGTTCGACCAGCCGGAAGCGGAACAGGAACTGGCCGACGGTTACCACATTGAATACGCCGGTATGAAATGGGGCATGTTCTTCGTCGGTGAATACATCGGCATCATCCTGATCTCGGCGCTGCTGGTCACCCTGTTCTTCGGTGGCTGGCACGGTCCGTTCGGCATTCTGCCGCAACTGTCCTTCGTCTGGTTCGCACTGAAGACCGCGTTCTTCATCATGCTGTTCATCCTGCTGCGCGCTTCCATCCCGCGTCCGCGTTATGACCAGGTGATGGATTTCAGCTGGAAATTCTGCCTGCCACTGACCCTGATCAATTTGCTGGTGACCGCGGCGGTCGTGTTGTGGAACACGCCTGCGGTTGCGGTTCAGTGAGGATTTGACCCATGTTCAAATATATTGGCGACATCGTTAAGGGTACCGGTACCCAGTTGCGCAGCCTGGTCATGGTCTTCGGCCATGGCTTCCGCAAGCGCGACACCCTGCAATACCCGGAAGAACAGGTCTACCTGCCGCCGCGTTACCGTGGCCGCATCGTACTGACCCGCGACCCCGACGGCGAAGAACGCTGCGTAGCCTGCAACCTGTGCGCCGTGGCTTGCCCGGTGGGTTGCATCTCGCTGCAGAAAGCTGAAACCGAAGACGGTCGCTGGTACCCGGACTTCTTCCGTATCAACTTCTCGCGCTGCATTTTCTGCGGTCTCTGCGAGGAAGCCTGTCCGACCACCGCGATCCAGCTGACCCCGGATTTCGAGATGGCCGAGTTCAAACGTCAGGACCTGGTGTACGAGAAAGAAGATCTTTTGATCTCCGGCCCCGGCAAAAACCCTGATTACAACTTCTATCGTGTTGCAGGTATGGCAATCGCTGGCAAGCCGAAAGGCGCTGCGCAGAATGAAGCCGAACCGATCAACGTGAAGAGCTTGCTGCCTTAAGGAAGAACGATGGAATTCGCTTTCTATTTCGCATCGGGTATTGCGGTGGTGTCCACGCTGCGTGTGGTCACCAACACCAACCCTGTGCACGCCCTGCTCTACCTGATCATCTCGTTGATCGCCGTGGCCATGACCTTCTTCGCCCTCGGCGCACCGTTTGCCGGTGTGCTGGAAGTGATCGCCTACGCCGGCGCCATCATGGTGCTGTTCGTGTTCGTGGTGATGATGCTCAACCTGGGTCCCGCCTCGGTGCAGCAGGAACGCACCTGGCTCAAACCCGGCATCTGGGCAGGACCGGTGATTCTCGCCGGGCTGCTGCTGGCCGAACTGCTGTATGTGCTGTTCGCTCACCAGAGCGGCCAGGCCATCGGCCACACCACCGTAGACGCGAAAGCCGTGGGCGTCAGCCTGTTTGGCCCGTACCTGCTGGTGGTCGAACTCGCCTCGATGCTGCTGCTCGCCGCAGCCGTCACGGCGTTCCATTTGGGCCGTAACGAGGCGAAGGAGTAAGACATGCCTGCTATCCCTCTCGAGCATGGACTGGCGGTTGCCGGCATCCTGTTCTGCCTTGGTCTGGTCGGCCTGATGGTCCGCCGCAACATTTTGTTCGTGTTGATGAGTCTGGAAGTGATGATGAACGCCTCTGCCCTGGCCTTCATCGTTGCGGGCGCCCGCTGGGCGCAACCGGATGGACAGATCATGTTCATCCTGGTGATCAGCCTTGCAGCGGCCGAGGCCAGTATTGGCCTGGCGATCCTGCTGCAACTGTATCGCCGCTTCCACACGCTCGATATCGACGCTGCCAGTGAGATGCGCGGATGAACCTACTCTTTCTGACTTTCGTATTCCCTCTGATCGGGTTCCTGTTGCTGTCGTTCTCGCGCGGCCGCTTCTCGGAAAACCTCTCGGCGCTGATCGGTGTCGGTTCGATCGGCCTGTCGGCCATCGTCACCGCTTACGTGATCTGGCAATTCAACGTCGCACCACCGGAGGGTGGCGTTTATACCCAGGTGCTGTGGCGCTGGATGTCGGTGGAAGGTTTCCAGCCGAACTTCGCCCTGTACCTGGATGGCCTGTCGGTGACCATGCTCGGTGTGGTCGTCGGCGTTGGCTTCCTGATCCACCTGTTCGCGT
This window of the Pseudomonas fluorescens genome carries:
- the nuoJ gene encoding NADH-quinone oxidoreductase subunit J; the encoded protein is MEFAFYFASGIAVVSTLRVVTNTNPVHALLYLIISLIAVAMTFFALGAPFAGVLEVIAYAGAIMVLFVFVVMMLNLGPASVQQERTWLKPGIWAGPVILAGLLLAELLYVLFAHQSGQAIGHTTVDAKAVGVSLFGPYLLVVELASMLLLAAAVTAFHLGRNEAKE
- the nuoK gene encoding NADH-quinone oxidoreductase subunit NuoK, whose protein sequence is MPAIPLEHGLAVAGILFCLGLVGLMVRRNILFVLMSLEVMMNASALAFIVAGARWAQPDGQIMFILVISLAAAEASIGLAILLQLYRRFHTLDIDAASEMRG
- the nuoI gene encoding NADH-quinone oxidoreductase subunit NuoI, which encodes MFKYIGDIVKGTGTQLRSLVMVFGHGFRKRDTLQYPEEQVYLPPRYRGRIVLTRDPDGEERCVACNLCAVACPVGCISLQKAETEDGRWYPDFFRINFSRCIFCGLCEEACPTTAIQLTPDFEMAEFKRQDLVYEKEDLLISGPGKNPDYNFYRVAGMAIAGKPKGAAQNEAEPINVKSLLP
- the nuoH gene encoding NADH-quinone oxidoreductase subunit NuoH is translated as MTWFTPEVIDVILTVIKAIVILLAVVVAGALLSFVERRLLGWWQDRYGPNRVGPFGMFQIAADMLKMFFKEDWTPPFADKVIFTLAPVVAMSALLIAFAIIPITPTWGVADLNIGLLFFFAMAGLSVYAVLFAGWSSNNKFALLGSLRASAQTVSYEVFMGLALMGIVVQVGSFNMRDIVEYQAQNLWFIIPQFFGFCTFFIAGVAVTHRHPFDQPEAEQELADGYHIEYAGMKWGMFFVGEYIGIILISALLVTLFFGGWHGPFGILPQLSFVWFALKTAFFIMLFILLRASIPRPRYDQVMDFSWKFCLPLTLINLLVTAAVVLWNTPAVAVQ